From one Plasmodium yoelii strain 17X genome assembly, chromosome: 12 genomic stretch:
- a CDS encoding PIR protein, which yields MNKEVCKSFMSVWDFFPDELEENKYKFNNNNFLDSYCVSNSCDTDLAKINGGSLYLFNKFFGSSEFFESVANSNINIVEYILIWLSYMLNLKQQVGDETNLQYFYKMYVLNHEKYKNSIMGVDGYTSYKELIDKKTYFLDMDKKIISNFYEAFKLLCEMYNEFDDNSQFCAKCSENANQFINKYREMNKNSDITNNSSYNELLSTLSKDYDNFINKYNNNQHFKSSPLPAIEEIQTSGQISGDISSSSSVTNKLFTVLSIFGAIAFLLGTSYKYSLFGFRKRFQKQKLREKIKNIKKRINH from the exons atgaataaagaagtg TGTAAAAGTTTTATGAGTGTATGGGATTTTTTCCCCGATGAattagaagaaaataaatataaatttaataataataattttttagataGTTATTGTGTTAGTAATAGTTGTGATACTGATCTCGCAAAAATTAATGGTGGATCtttatatctttttaataaattcttTGGGAGTTCTGAATTTTTTGAGTCTGTTGCAAATAGTAacatcaatattgttgagtacattttgatatggttaagttatatgttaaacctaaagCAACAAGTAGGAGATGAGACCAATCTACaatacttttataaaatgTATGTACTGAATCATgaaaagtataaaaattctataatGGGTGTTGATGGGTATACTAGTTATAAGGAgcttatagataaaaaaacatattttttggatatggataaaaaaattatatctaatttttatgaagcatttaaattattatgtgaaaTGTATAATGAATTTGATGATAACTCACAATTTTGCGCAAAATGTTCGGAAAATGCTAAtcaatttattaataaatatagagaaatgaataaaaattctGATATTACTAATAATAGTTCCTATAATGAACTATTGTCTACTTTATCAAaagattatgataattttataaataaatataataataatcaacATTTCAAATCTTCACCTCTTCCAGCGATAGAAGAAATACAAACATCTGGACAAATTTCTGGAGATATATCATCAAGTTCATCGGTgacaaacaaattatttacagttttatcgatatttggtgcaatagcatttcTTTTAGGAACTTCTtacaag tattcgctatttggatttcggaaacgatttcaaaaacaaaaattaagagaaaaaataaaaaatataaagaagaggataaatcattaa
- a CDS encoding PIR protein, giving the protein MDDTLCGKIDYMRKYLPDKLSEDSTLDFYQIENINKYCPDENCNTELDKITAGFLWLLGQYFTISTNRSYNESSTNAFFIYIISWFSYKLNQNSEHNSTQISDFYTKRIKNSDKYSSFTNDAYKFTDIKEVLNKKSDLLNINIKDMSEFYDAFKLLCNIYGNVTTRKDNNTLSNSATSFVNKYTELNNDSKIEGTARSKILSALSTDYNKLKSKYNGFPSIPETSANSFALTSEDTSSSSIGKRLFTILSIFGAIAFFLGIFYKYSLFGFRKRFQKQKLREKIKNIKKKMNH; this is encoded by the exons ATGGATGATACTCTA tgTGGAAAAATTGATTATATGAGGAAATATTTACCTGATAAATTAAGTGAAGATTCAACACTcgatttttatcaaattgagaatattaataaatactGCCCTGATGAAAACTGCAATACTGAACTCGATAAAATTACGGCTGGATTTTTATGGTTACTTGGAcaatattttactatatcCACAAATAGAAGTTATAATGAAAGTAGTActaatgcattttttatatatattatttcatgGTTTAGTTACAAATTAAATCAAAACTCAGAGCACAATTCCACCCAAATAAGCGATTTTTATACTAAACgtataaaaaatagtgaTAAATATAGTAGTTTTACAAATGATGCCTATAAATTTACAGATATTAAGGAAGtcttaaataaaaaaagtgatttgttgaatattaatattaaagatatgtctgaattttatgatgcattcaaattattatgtaatatatatggtAATGTTACAACGCGTAAAGATAATAACACACTGTCAAATAGTGCTACTAGTTTTGTTAACAAATATACAGAGCTTAACAATGACAGTAAAATTGAAGGTACCGCACGTAGTAAAATATTGTCTGCTTTATCAACTGactataataaattaaaaagtaAATATAATGGTTTTCCATCCATTCCAGAGACATCAGCAAACAGTTTTGCACTAACATCTGAAGAtacatcaagttcgtcgataggaAAGAGattatttacaattttatcgatatttggtgcaatagcattttttttaggaattttttataag tattcattatttggatttcggaaacgatttcaaaaacaaaaattaagagaaaaaataaaaaatataaagaagaaaatgaatcattaa
- a CDS encoding PIR protein gives MDKEVCKRFKNIWDTFPDELDNTENYKFKDFGILNNNCNNNKFSNNYCNNIDFSDSYCNIDFKSDFDKISAGCLYLLDEFIKDCGVDPPPARNNINIVDYILIWLSYMLTLKESEKDNTTCFYSTYIYYCDKYNTGINGFTDYKNYKELIDNKIAMYGMDSNILSNFYKAFKLLCEMYTEFDENTPNCATCSEKADNFVKIYKELNDPDNIKYSGYCQAWSTLSNDYKNLKNKYKNYDFLPEIDTTQSDAKCSEQTSKKTDVAGYEQFSEDTSSSSSIANKLIPVLLIFAAIPIFLGIAYKYSLFGFRKRFQKQKLREKLKNVKKRMNH, from the exons atggataaagaagtg TGTAAAAGGTTCAAGAATATATGGGATACTTTTCCCGATGAATTGGACAATACGGAAAACTATAAATTTAAAGATTTTGggattttaaataataattgtaataataataaattttcaaataattattgtaataatattgatTTTTCAGATAGTTATTGTAATATTGATTTTAAAAGTGATTTCGATAAAATAagtgctggatgtttatatttgttggatGAATTCATTAAGGATTGTGGTGTGGATCCCCCTCCTGCAAGAAATAATatcaatattgttgattacattttgatatggttaagttatatgttaaccCTAAAGGAAAGTGAAAAAGACAATACAACATGTTTTTATagtacatacatatattattgtgATAAGTATAACACGGGAATAAACGGATTTACTGATTATAAGAATTATAAGGAACTtatagataataaaattgcTATGTATGGTATGGATAGTAATATTctatctaatttttataaagcatttaaattattatgtgaaaTGTATACTGAATTTGATGAAAACACGCCAAATTGCGCAACATGTTCGGAAAAAGCTGATAACtttgttaaaatatataaagaactTAATGATCctgataatattaaatatagtGGCTATTGTCAAGCATGgtctacattatcaaatgattataagaatttaaaaaataaatataaaaattatgatttcCTTCCAGAGATAGATACAACACAAAGTGATGCAAAATGTTCTGAACAAACTTCTAAAAAAACTGATGTAGCAGGATATGAACAATTTTCTGAAGatacatcatcaagttcgtcgatagcaaacaaattaattccggttttattgatatttgctgcaataccaattttcttgggaattgcttataag tattcgttatttggatttcggaaacgatttcaaaaacaaaaattaagagaaaagctaaaaaatgtaaagaagagaatgaatcattaa
- a CDS encoding PIR protein, translated as MGANLCDGLIMADNGLVFDKNSQNYEFAGSLTNQHCPKQNCDNDDNKISSAFIAFLVYFKDFGNIKNLDSEKLAEYAILWLGHKLNQKTQNGTTTLNDFYNNHIKTNSKYDDKTIGDSYNKINNDIKQKIKSMDIGIEDISNFYEVIKLLCMMDGKFDKKEPQCNTCLENAEEFYEKYEKLINALDINKGSSYSQLLYSLSNDYKNFEKKYNVKCKNASPLSACPRSSVTKSPVTECPVTNSPMTNSPVTECPVTKSILIPIAIIFVVASFFFGISYKYSLFGFRKRGQKQHLREKLKK; from the exons atgggtGCTAATCTG tGTGATGGACTTATAATGGCCGATAATGGTCTTGTCTTCGATAAAAATTCTCAAAATTATGAGTTCGCAGGAAGTTTAACCAATCAGCATTGTCCTAAACAAAACTGTGATAATGATGACAACAAAATTAGTTCTGCTTTTATAGCATTTCTAGTTTACTTTAAGGATTTTggtaatattaaaaatttagacaGTGAAAAACTTGCTGAATAcgctattttatggttaGGTCACAAACTGAAtcaaaaaacacaaaatggAACCACCACATTAaacgatttttataataatcatataaaaacaaatagtaAATATGATGATAAAACAATTGGTGATAGTTATAATAAGATTAATAAcgatataaaacaaaaaataaaatcgatgGATATTGGTATTgaagatatatctaatttttatgaagtaattaaattattatgtatgaTGGATGgtaaatttgataaaaaagaaCCCCAATGCAATACATGTTTAGAAAATGCTGAagaattttatgaaaaatatgaaaaacttataaatgctttagatattaataaaggaaGTTCTTATTCTCAACTATTGTAtagtttatcaaatgattataaaaattttgaaaaaaaatataatgttaaaTGTAAGAATGCCTCACCACTTTCAGCTTGTCCACGAAGTTCAGTAACAAAAAGTCCAGTGACAGAATGTCCAGTGACAAATAGTCCAATGACAAATAGTCCAGTGACAGAATGCCCAGTGACAAAAAGTATACTAATTCCaattgcaattatatttgttgtagcatcatttttttttggaatttcttataag tattcgttatttggatttcggaaacgaggtcaaaaacaacatttaagagaaaagctaaaaaaataa
- a CDS encoding PIR protein, which translates to MNKQVSEKFENLWEFFPDELTSDKKYQFKKGNFLDGYCGSNSCDNDSEKISAGFFYLLNGFFGDSNSFNFDEKSKNDIFYYTIIWLSYMLNLKDQVGTKTNLQYFYDIDISNQNRYTNPIAGFTEYTSYKDLLDKKKIVNMDIKAISKLYVPFKSLCNMYYGFKEGDQKCNNYLNDDNEFFKKYKELKDDSSITNDSSCSQILSALSTDYNKLKEKCKNDKSGNIPSPSEITTDISTQSSLSSSIGNKLFIVLSIFGAIGFFLGISYKYSLFGFRKRFQKQKLREKLKNIKKKMNH; encoded by the exons atgaataaacaagtg TCTGAAAAGTTCGAGAATCTATGGGAGTTTTTTCCCGATGAATTGACCAGTGATAAAAAGtatcaatttaaaaaaggaaatttcTTAGATGGTTATTGTGGTAGTAATAGTTGTGATAATGATTCCGAAAAAATTAGTGCtggatttttttatttgcttaATGGATTTTTTGGGGATTCTAATTCGTTTAACTTTGatgaaaaaagtaaaaacgatattttttattacactattatatggttaagttatatgttaaacctaaagGATCAAGTAGGAACTAAGACCAAtctacaatatttttatgatatagATATATCAAATCAAAATAGGTATACAAATCCTATAGCTGGTTTTACGGAGTATACTAGTTATAAGGATCttttagataaaaaaaaaattgtgaatATGGATATTAAAGCTATATCTAAATTGTATGTtccatttaaatcattatgtaacatgtatTATGGATTTAAGGAAGGGGATCAAAAATGCAATAACTATTTGAACGATgataatgaattttttaaaaaatataaagaacttAAGGATGATTCTAGTATTACTAATGATAGTTCCTGTAGTCAAATATTATCTGCtttatcaactgattataataaattaaaagagaaatgtaaaaatgataaatctGGTAATATTCCATCTCCTTCAGAGATAACAACAGACATTTCTACACAATCATCATTaagttcgtcgataggaaacaaattatttatagttttatcgatatttggtgcaataggattttttttaggaatttcttataag tattcgttatttggatttcggaaacgatttcaaaaacaaaaattaagagaaaaactaaaaaatataaagaagaaaatgaatcattaa
- a CDS encoding fam-a protein, giving the protein MNKFYIKIVFFLLTISLCVNNKTLATDSEEVYEKYKHLLCNDPKETKNACKVMKEALIQLEYHATNIVDYGLYKIYYTDYMRVDNVKYQYNTNVEKKQYIFDDPNMYNKVINKYWDPDSDNFLYIGSVKRKIVRVYNPNLVMIQQRSRKWPWSREKYFYALAAKFEISENKTIIVMTSANINDHNPYNEKYENEIVKSANLFKTDINSEDDIRKGYLKKTFVNIAGYIIEKKDKYLDITHVESIDRYAPSFLKRMIRKALNNFFPQK; this is encoded by the exons atgaataagttttatattaaaattgttttttttcttttaaccaTCTCCCTATGtgtgaataataaaaccCTTGCAACCGA TTCAGAAGAAGTATATGAAAAATACAAGCACCTATTATGTAACGATCCAAAAGAAACTAAAAATGCATGCAAAGTTATGAAAGAAGCTTTAATACAATTAGAATATCATGCTACAAATATAGTTGATTAtggattatataaaatatattatactgaTTATATGCGCGTTGATAATGTAAAATATcaatataatacaaatgttgaaaaaaaacaatatatatttgatgaTCCGAATATG TATAATAAAGTAATAAACAAGTATTGGGATCCCGATAgtgataattttttgtatataggCTCGGTTAAAA gAAAAATTGTCCGTGTGTACAATCCAAATTTAGTAATGATACAACAACGTTCCAGAAAATGGCCATGGTCTCGtgagaaatatttttatgctttaGCTGCAAAATTTGAA ataTCAGAAAACAAAACTATAATTGTCATGACTTcagcaaatataaatgatcacAACCCTTacaatgaaaaatatgaaaacgAAATCGTAAAAAGCGCAAATTTATTCAAAACTGACATTAATTCTGAAGATGATATTAGAAAAGGatacttaaaaaaaacatttgtTAACATAGCTGGATATAtcattgaaaaaaaagacaaatatCTTGATATCACCCATGTCGAATCT attgATCGTTATGCCCCCAGTTTCCTAAAACGCATGATTAGAAAAgctttaaataattttttccctcaaaaataa